Below is a window of Penaeus monodon isolate SGIC_2016 chromosome 13, NSTDA_Pmon_1, whole genome shotgun sequence DNA.
ATGGCTGCTCAGTGAAACGTgacgggttttgtttttatttattctttctctctctctctcttgctctctctttcttactctctctctctctcttgctctctctctctctctctctctctctctctctctctctctctctctctctctctctctctctctctctctctctctctctctctctctcttctctctctctctctctctctctctctctctctctctctctctctctgtgtgcatcTTCTTGAAACTATGATGCTCTTCCTGATGTCATCTCTTCTTGTgcagagaaataaaagtaaatatatatatatatatatatatatatatatatatatatatatatataattatatatatatatgtatatatatatatataaattatatatatatatgtatatatatatatatatatatatatatatatatatatatatagtttgtgtgtgtgtgtgtgtgtgtgtgtgtgtgtgtgtgtgtgtgtgtgtgtgtgtgtgtgtgtgtgtgtgtgtgtgtgtgtatttatatatatatatatatatatatatatatatatatatacatatatatatatatatatatatatatatatatatatgcatgcaatcactctacatgcatatattcatataaatcacACACCCGCGAAACTTGGATTCCTCCACACGACCGCCGCGGAGGGCGCACGCTCTGCTCCCAACGCGGGAAACCGACGGCGAGATTGAGCAATTAAAGGCAGGTAGAAAGCTCACGCCGCTGCCCACGGTTACGTATGAGTTTCTCCGTGGGTTCGTGGGCGGGCGAGCGAACGGCGCGACCAGCCACGGGTGACGACGGCGCCGGCGAAGAGCAGCAGCCTGGCAGGAGGGAATCGTTTCCGTGGCGGCCGAGATGCgggttattgtttttaattatttttattatttttattatgtttattattttattatttcttttgtttttattattatttttttttcttttttttaatattttttagttcttcatattttctgttctgtttttctttcttttttacatttctcaaattatatttttccctctcttttattctagttttttattatattgttctttcttttattccagtttttcttgtatttttctttttgttctaatttttaaaaatctattgttctttcttttatcctattttttaaattatatttttctttctttcattctatttttattctatgtttctttcttttactctattTTCTTATCTCGTTCTTGTTTTCGTTGTCGCTCTTGGTCCTGTTCTACTTCTtgatcttgtttatttttttgttctagtCCACGCTCTTGTTCTcaatcttgttcttgttcttgttctcgaaCTTGCCCTTGTCATGCTTGTCATGTCCTTCCTCTTcgaattcttcgaaaaaaaaaaaaaaaaaaaaaaaaaaaaaaaaaaaaaaaaaatatatatatatatatatatatatatatatatatatatatatatatatatatatacatatacatatttttctatatatatcattctagatagacagccagatcccaagaaaaaaaaaagccaagagtAAACCACAGTACCTAACCATCACGCTCTACATAAACATCGACCTATACACCTGTATCCCTCCGCAtaattcaaatacaaaaaaacgacGGTTTTTTCCGTTACATCCCCATCTGGCGGGAGTGATCTTGACCGAGCAAGTGGTCTGTCCATGCAACTAATTCTTCTGTTTGCCGCAGGAGGAAGAAAGCAGTCGGTATCCTCTTAAACTCGCTcctgagaagagatgaaagaggatgtgggtttagagagagggagaggaggggagggagggagggagggagggagagagggagacagagggagggagagggagcgagggagggagggagggagggagggagggatggatggatggatggatggatagatagatagatagatagatagatagatagatagatagatagaaagatagatagatagataaacagatggatggatggatgaatggaaggatggaaagatggaaggaaggaaggaaggaaggaaggagggagggaaggaaagagagagagagagagagagagagagagagagagagagagagagagagagagagagagagagagagagagagagagagagagagagagagagagagagaggggggaagaagagagtgaggggggaaattAATGAGAGGGAGAGTACATGTCAGTGAGACAGTTTTTTATGACACAAAAATCTACGTTCACATAGATCTTTGCGTCATTTCTATTAAGCTATTTTGTCTGTGCCTAATACTTTCAGTCTTCGCATCtgttgctccctccctccctctctctctctctctctcatacacacacaaacacacaattacatatcTATTCAACAAAATGTTATCCTTTCATACACgtactaactaaaaaaaaaatcttcaatttactcttcattcttttttataaCTTTCCTGTCATACTTTATCTAATCGCTGGGAATTTTGTATCCGGTAAAGTTCGTAAATGAAACATGCTAGATATTATCACAAGATTTTCGCATCATCTAAATATACTTAAActttctaatataaaaaaaaatctcacggcGTCACGTCTAACTTCAGTCATGTGATTACTGTGCAtcttctgctttattttttttttttttatctttctgtacTTGAGGAAACTTGAAGCGAGGATGAGgagattattttgttattcttgttcttttgcATCActgtcttctttttcattctcttcgttgtcttctttttttctcttcctctcacctctccttctgttttacgcctttttcttcttcttcttaccttccttcttcctcttcttcttatcttccttcttagttttcttctttttcctcctccttttttattgaCTGGATGACATCAGACAGATACAaagttcctgtgtgtgtgtgtgtgtgtgtgtgtgtgtgtgtgtgtgtgtgtgtgtgtgtgtgtgtgtgtgtgtgtgtgtgtgtgtgtgtgtaaatgtactgtatgtacacatcttcctcctctcctggcAAATATGAATATCAAACAACCGTGAATGTTGCAGACTCATGTTGAATGAAGACACCTGAGTATCTGTTTTGTCTCGAGGCGAACGGACAAAAACCCGCAAATGATACAGAGAATAGGAACAAGATTGTTTAAAATAGCATAATTTCCCCCATTCTGCGGTTTCTCTATTTCCTATGGTGTTAATTATCCTATTACATTAATGtttatcatattcttcttcttttaacggtaggttcatgtctgagccgccgtggtcacagcatgatactcaattgcagtgttcacgttgtgatgctcttggagtgagtacgtggtagggtcaccagttcctttccacggagagtgccggtgttacctttttaggtaattattctctctattttatccgggcttaggaccagcactgacttgggttggcttggccacccagcggctaggcaggcaatcgagatgaagctccttgcccaagggaacaacgcgccggccggtagaaaaagaaaaacccatatGCCGTTGAAATTAGATGATCCCCATCAACATctcagtttttattttatctattaatttatttatttatgcaggtGTAAATTTATGAGGACGTGTTTATTGGTGAAGAAAAGGCAATATACCAGTGATGATTACAGGAAATGCcattaaaatatgttaaaagcATTTCAGATGttcttattatgaaaataatggacCTGTACGTTATTCTGtattatctagaatatatatccGAATGTCTTACAGAAATTAGTATTTGGAGAGTggaaattagattaaaaaaaaaaaaaaagtttgaggattatggtaggtagatggatattcCATGATacagataaatgaacaaaaaaaatcgatTGATCATATTTTCAATCAGAAAAtatgcaattcttttttttattcatacgtaCATTATCTCACTCGACTTTGGTCccctcatgttttcttttttgcagTCATGACCGCTTGCTTGTAACATCTGCTTGTCGAGTAGAAGATTTTACAACACACGTTTAAGATATTATAATCGCTTTTACACGACAGACGAAGCTCTCtcataacaagaagaaaacacaTTTGTTAACAAAAGACATAACCGTTTAGAAATGTCTAAAGTATCACCTGTCTTTTAAGCATCATCTAGACAGGCTATTATACTGGTGTTCTTGGAAAAGTAAACAATCTTAGACACAACAAAGAAAGTCAAATATTAATAGTGGCGAGCACGTGTTAACAGCCATATTGCCTGGTAGGAGAAAGTCAGTTCATAGTCTTCACTTTCACACTTTCCATGATCAATGTTTGTCTCGTTTTGTTAATCAAATGCGGCCATATTCCTTCACgattttaaggaaaatgtacCGTATGTTCTGTTTTATAAGTTAcgctaatcataataaaacataatcACATAGACTTCGAGCTTAAACACTGAAAAATTATGGGTTTGGTAGTTTCTGGCAGTCATAATAGACCGCGTATATAAGGTATGACACCTGTGGTTATTTCCAGTGTGACGAGAGGAACTCCAGTTACAACATGACGAAAACCACACTGGTAAGTTTATTGTGAGCGACGAATTTCTATACTCGGGTGAGCGTGCTGTGTTGAAGAATATGGCAAATACGACTGTGATGAAGTTATTCGAGGTGACTGAGAACTTATTATTATAAAGGACATTCTCACGAATACTCCTTTGTGAGAATGGAAACTTAAGATGAAGCTTCATTCATGATAGATATGAATTGTTTGCTTCAAATGGATTACCTGATGTTCAGTACAGACTGGACCTaagaaatagtgtgtgtgtgtgtgtgtgtgtgtgtgtgtgtgtgtgtgtgtgtgtgtgtgtgtgtgtgtgtgtgtgtgagtgtgtgtgtgtgtgtttctgtctatgtTTGCTTTTGTATATGTCTGAGGTGTGAattctgtgtatatgtgcatacttactcacacacacacacacacacacacacacacacacacacacacacacacacacacacacacacacacacacacacacacaacatcattacctgatcaccaccaccaccaccgtcaccaaaTTAATTCCTCTGACCTCTCACCATCACCCCCAGATCCTGTTCGCCGCGTGCCTACTGGGGGTCGTGAGCGCCTTCCCCCAGGGTGGCGGCGGAGGCTACAAGCAACCCGAGGGCTATTTCCAATACGTCAACGTCCCCGGCCACAAGGAGTACGAGTTCGGATGGAACCGCGGCAACCCGCACCATTACATTTCCCGGTTCGAGCAGGCCAAGGATCACCGCTTTCGCACAAGGGTAAgggtcgagtttttttttttctatttgtctgtctctgtctctttcccggTCTGTTATTGTTCGTGTTCGGATTTACCGTCGgctctcgtctcctttctctcttcctctctctctctcatctctctctctctctctctctctcctctctcttctcttctttctctctctcatctctctctctctctctctacactcatCCCacatctcatcgtctctctctctctctctctttctctctcttctctttctctctctctctcttcttctctctctctctctctcctccctctcttctcttctctctctctctctttttctttctctctctctcttctttctttctctctctctctttctctttctctctccctctctctctgtctctttctcttctctcctctctctctctctctctcttctctctctctctctctccctctccctctccctctctctctctctctctctctctcttctctctctctctctctctctctctgcctctctccctccctcttatataGATCAGTTTAAGTATGAAATTCCCTTATGATGAATAGAGTAACtgaatttctttctccctccctccctcactccctccacctccttccctccctccctccttccctccctcttatatAGATTAAGTTAAGTATGAGATTCCTTTATGATGAACATGGTAACTGACtttatattgctctctctctcctctccctctctctccctcctttccttcctcccttttcctcttcctttccctttccctctctctccctttctctctcgtccttcgcGTACTCAAAAGCCTGCCGTTTCCCCACAGGTAAAGTGGTCTGACACCCACGAAGGATACGGCGAGCACTACTGGGAGTACAACCACGCCCCAAAGTACCCTGATGAGCACAAGGACTCCTACAAGCCCCCGGAGCCTGTGTACCACGCCCCCGAGCCTGTGTACCACGCCCCCGCACCCTCCTACGGCCCTCCTAAGGGGTATCCTTCTGAGAACATCGAAGTGATTGTTGAAGA
It encodes the following:
- the LOC119580478 gene encoding uncharacterized protein LOC119580478; this encodes MTKTTLILFAACLLGVVSAFPQGGGGGYKQPEGYFQYVNVPGHKEYEFGWNRGNPHHYISRFEQAKDHRFRTRVKWSDTHEGYGEHYWEYNHAPKYPDEHKDSYKPPEPVYHAPEPVYHAPAPSYGPPKGYPSENIEVIVEDPQQYQRVDPQQYQ